The DNA segment TAATAATGCCCTTGTGTTATTCAAAATGGATCAATAATGCcctggaattttatttttttttaaaaatacttttaaaaactgaaaaatatatattctgtaaaaactagaaaaagaaaggaatttgcaaaatatatattttaagtcttttcaatttttttaaagtatttgttttgtaaaaactgaaaaaaaaaatatttttttaaaaaactggaaaaaaaaaaaaactgaaaatttattaaaaaaaaaccgACATATAACTgtaaatgaatatttaaaaaccgactaaaccgacatAATCGTACCGtgccgaaccgatttttaggtttttttttaataaaaccgtatgtttttatataaatctataactgtaccgataattatggtagattttttattttataaaaataaaccgaaaaaatattgaaccgtcaaattgaaaaaaaaagattttgcaaaatatttttattttttaaaaactaatgcATATATAGTCCACTGCTTTAGGagagttttttttttcagttttttaaattttttttttccagtttttacaaaacaaatactttaaaaaaactgaaaagacttaaaaatttatattttgcaaattcctttctttttctagtttttacagaatatatatttttcagtttttaaaagcatttttaaaaaaaaaatttcaggGCATTATTGATCCATTTTGAATAACACAAGGGCATTATTAGACCCATTTTATAACGGCAGAGTCATTTTTGGATTCAAATGTAAACGGAggttataattgatccatttcaAATACCACAAGATCATTTTTAGGCCTTTTCCCTAGTTAAAATGTTAAATACTTTTGAAGAACTTGCCCTGCTACTCATTGTTGATTTTGCACTTCAATAAGTATATAAAACATTAGTTAgtaaataaatataataataatcaCTTTCTCAATGTAAAATTTACCAGAAAGGACTTGTATGATTATTTTGATCTTACCGTTCCAAAAAGCTCTCCTTTTCTGTTATTTGCTTGAACACTTCCAATTCAGAAATGAGATATGAAACACTGACCTTAATGCAATGCTCTGCCGTAAAAAGACAATGCTATGAAATCTGGAATAAAGGAGTATTTATAGGCGAGAGAAAAGCTAGGGTTAGAGAATAGTTCCTTCTGATTGAGAATCATATCTCCATCAAAATGCCGATTTTGTAGGTacataaaaatctgattttctgaGAAAAGCTTTTAGTGAACGAATCTTCTGAGCAATACGACAAAGAGCTTCACAAAAAAGGAGGGACAAAATCTGTTGTGAAGAAGGGGGAGTTAATGAAATTTCACAAAAATGGAGTCAATCAATTGATCGGCTTTTCTGCGTCTCGTACACCCCTCCATTATTGATGGTAAGGCTGCAAAAAGTTTGGCAAAAGATAAAAAGCAGAGATAGAGGCATAGCTTTCACGCCTCAGCTGCGTCTGCAGTTTGTTTAGGAGAAAATTAAATGAGAGGGTGTTACAGGGTAGTAAAAGCGTTTCTTTGGGGCTAGGACTTACAAAATTATCGGGCTATTATCACGTTTAGTAGCGCCAGAAATTATTTACATCTgctagccgaaaaagtgtataaaatttgtttaatttttgtatataatatacagaatatatatatatatatacaaaaaatatgcaaattttatacattttttttatattatcccAGGCAATACAGTGTCATTTTTTTCAAGATGGAGGGAATAATCTGTGTTGCGAACAAATTGGACTTATTTTTACAATATAAAGGGGGAGACTGCGAGTGGGTTTTGAATAGACAGAATTGTGGGTTGTGGTTATTTGGGCTAGTATTggagggttttttttttttttttttttttttaattcgcgtcagaaactatttatattttgatagtcgaaaaaatatataaaatttgtataaattttgtatataacatacaaaatgcatatatatatatatatacaaaaaaaaatatttttctgctACTCTCTCTATttgtttcaatttaaatgacatattttttttattagtacGTGCAAAAgaaatgacatatttctatatttggaaccaatttaactttaaactttttattttgcccattttatccttaatgagaagtttttataaccacataaatatcatggccccacaaagcttttgTCCCTTAAACTTTTAGGACCACATATTTCAAaagacttctttttattcttaaattttgtgtcaagtcaaacgtatatcatctaaattgaaacagataGAGTATTATTTTGAGGGCtactatacaatgtcattttctcaATATTTGATTAGTTAGGAAAGCTGATTTGGGCTTATCCAAACAGGCTGAAAATTTTGGGCCTTTTGTTTAGACTTTTAAAGTGATAGTGCCATGTTACGGTTTTCCTGGGCGAGTTACATATTTGGCCGGTcgaccaaatatatatatatatatatatatatatataaataatatatattttttcatagGTATTATTTTTGGAAAACTATTTGGTGtaattttcccttttcctttttatCATATACTACAAAATTGATTTCAGAAGCCAATACAACAGTTAAAGTGTATAGAACATAAATTTAATGGTAAATTAATTGTTTAGAATTATGATCAAGTCAGACGAAATATTAagggcaaaatataaaattggcgAGTCGGTCGAAATTAATAACATTTGCTAGTTAACAGTGCATAAAATATGTATAtcatatataatataaatatatgcaaaaaaaaaattgtcagtTATTATTTTTTGGAACAGTTACAAATGTACATTTCTCTAATATTAATATGTAACAACAACTGAAAATTATGCAATTTTACAAAATTATGATTATACTTTATAAGTGTCGTGACTTGTGAGAATAAGGCATTTGAATTTGATATCATTCTGTGTGGATAAGAAGCAAAAAGTGAGAATAAGAGTATTCCTCAAACTACTCTTGACACTCTAAAGTCATTTACATACTTTAATTTTGCGAGCCTCATTTTTCTTCAATGTCctttcagaggtgacgtggcagaTAAACAACTTTGAGCAAAATACAAACTTGGCGGGTTGGTCCAAATTATTCATATTCactaaccaaaaatatatatatatatatatatatatatatatatatatattttatctgCTATTATTTCCGGGGAGGCTAAAATATATTTCTCAACAAATTTTACCTTCATAAACACACATGAGAAGTAAAAAGAAGTATTTACAATAGTTATCAAACAGAAGTAAACAAAGTAAAAGCTCAAGAAGATGACAATAGCATCTCTCTTTGATTTTTTAAAAACACAAACATGTCATCACGATTAGGGAGATTCTCTTTAATGACTGTTTCTTCTTTGAAATTCTGAACCCAATTGAGCAAACGAGGAAATGAGTGAGGTTTCAACAATTTCACTCCCACAATATCTTCAATTACTTCAAGCCAATGAGGAATTATACCAAAAGCAATgtccaaaattccaattttttcACCACcaaaaaatttcttttctccAACAAAAGCTTGTTCCTCTATAATTGTAAGCATTTCTATTGTTTCTTTGATGGCCTTTTCTTGCTTTTCTCCACTTGTGTAGTACATTGTCCCAATACAATGTCCCTATATCACAATAACAAATTTCATTAAGATTTTAACGGGATAATCACGGAAGATAAAAAGAGCGGGCATTTTTTTAACGGTGTACCACATGAATATTATGTAAGGTGAATTACGTTGTTGAAGTAGCAACTTGCATGTGTTCGGGATGGgatttactaatatttttcagctctttttgttttctttgataTATTTGGCATAGTTGAGTTGCTTTTTCATTACAAATTAGTTTTATGATTTTGGTGCAATAAGCCGATCATGAAAAGCTGAACCGGCCACTATCCGTGAAATTTAACCAATTTGGACAACTCTCCCAACaacattttttgaaaataaagaagTTTGTGCGAAAAAAATGTCTTCTAAATAttgaaaaccaaaaaaagaagaagaaaaagaaataatttggGAATAAGATCATCGATTTTTTTTAAAGCACTTAAAGAATGTTAGCATTTTGAAAGAACATTGAAACTCCAAATAGAAGGCAGTAAGGCACAATTAAATTTAGGTGAGACCCTCCCTGAGCCCACGGTCTAGCCGGAAACAGTCTTTTACCTTCTCAAGGTAGGGTAAGgactgcgtacacactacccgcAAACtctacttgtgggattacactgaggttgttgttgttgttattgaggGTTAAGTTGTTTGACTAAATTGTGTAAGTGCTATAGTAAAAAAAAATACCTTATCTCCAGCAAATTTAACCCAAAATCTTGACATAGCTCTATCAATGGGATCAATGGGAAGAAGTGGATTTTGAGGCCAAGTATCTTCAATATATTCAAGAATAACCATGGATTCAGAAAGTGCTTTTTTACCATGAAAAAGCACTGGAAATCTCTTAAAAGCTGgattatatttcaaaactaaaggACATTTATCAGAATGTTCCTCTTCTATGTAGTCAAAAGGTATTCCCTTTAGCTTTAGAGCCCAAATAACCCTATAAGTGAACAAATTATAAGAAGTTCCATGGAGCTTTACTTCTTCCATTTGATGAACTTAAGAACCATAAACTCAAATTGATGTATATATAATGGAAAGATAATTAATAGAAGTTCTATATTTATGAAACTAGCCATGCTATATTTTTATGGACCCACCTTGATTTAGAAATGGAGTTTAAGTTATATGTACTGGTAGGCACAGTATAGTGTACAAAGCATCCCACATTCGTAGGTTTCAGGGAAGGACAGTAcctcaaggggtgtgatgtagacaacctaccttaatgcaagcattagtggctacttccagggctcgaactcgtgacttattggtaggggtggcaaacgggcaGGTCGAGTTAGATATGAACGGGTCGAAAATGGGTAATgtaaaaaatagataaattatctgACCCGACTCATATTTAATACAGATAAAATACGGGTTAACCGATGGATAATAtcgatatccatattatccatgtcTTCTTCAATATGATTACTTTTGAAAGAAtttctagtctcccaaacttgaggaacccccaatttgaggctttacaaatgtaaaagttaaactcattagtaattcattgattatccattttctaagtggataatatagttcttatctatatttgacccgtttttaagaagttgattatccaacccatttttaatagataatatgggtggataactattttcttttaaccattttaccACCACTACTTATAGGTCGCACGGAgataactttaccgttgctccaagactCTAGCCTACCCTTAAGTTATATGCAATGATCGTGTAATAAAAAGTTTACACAACTCATAAGGTAATTACATAAAAATATCTAAGATAAGCATATATTTTAGAGATAAAATTAGTTGGCAACatgataaaaataatactaacatGTAGGTTAAATTACAATGACAATATAATATAACACGTACTTATTATATCCTTTTATAAAGCTAAAATTATCATGTTAGACGCCGCTGATGCAAAGTCGTAGCCTTCTGTTTAATTTATTGTTTCTTACGTATATACTAATCATAAATGATTGATTAGAATTACATATCAATCAACAAATAAAGCCAAGAATAGGATCAGAAATGTGTTTTGCTTTCTAGCTGCTGATGAGATTCTAGTTCTTTCGTTTTCAGTGCAAATCGAACTTTTGTAAAACACTCTTTGGCCTTTGTTGATTTATTGATGCTAATTTATATTGTACGGATGTCCTTTGATAAAGTAATGGACAGAAAATATAATCATAGTCTGTACGTACGATCATGATCATGAGATGATTAAAGATTAGTAAACTATTAAGCAACTTAATAATTGAAACAATTTTGTTTTCGGAACTGAAATTGGCATCAGTCTACTGGtcccaaaaagaaaacaaaatgctGGTCCCAAATACTTTTGATGAATATTATGCTActtccaaataatctttttcaatttcaaaatccaaaaatacttttatttcattttcatgtcacatatgaaataataattattgtaacgacccgacttgtcgttttaagaattaatgccttgttcagcgacttaaggtcccgagcaacttcgtaatatgtattatgacccgcgggtatggtcgagtttgatttttggaagatttggaatttaattaaaagaacaattcttattcaGAAGATTAAATGGAAAGAATTGACCAGatagttgacttttgagaaaacgaccccgaaataaaatttcgatgacgaaaatagtttcgtatgataatttcaaacttaggcgtatattcggatttggatttggaagtttgtAGGACATTtcaacgcattttggcgaaagttgaaaatagaaattttttggAAAGTCCGACGGAAGGTTGAATTTTCTATAACGATgtcggatttcgattctgaaaattggaatagctccattacgtcatttatgacttgtgtgcaaaatttgaggtcaatcgtacgtgatttgataggtttcagcgttatttgtagaaattgaaagtttcaaagttcattaggcttgaattgtggtatgattcgtggttttagtgttgtttgaggtaacTTGAGGGTTCGATTAagctcgtatgatgttttaggacttgttgatatttttggttgaggtcccaaagggctcaggtgagtttcagatgatggttaacggatcaaaaaaattagatttgaacaattgctggaattttctgatatctgattttgttttccttctacgcgatcgcgtgaatgtgtATGTGATCGCTTAGGCTTAGTTGGGCAGTGgagttttgttctatgcgatcgcgtagggttaactGAGGGGATGCTgagttttgttctacgcgatcgcgtagctctgaGATTTTGTGACTCGCGAATGTGTGAAAAAGGATGTGTGAAGAAGGTCGCAATCGCATAGAGTAAGTGGAGCGGAAATAGAAGTCacgcattttgtgcttcgcgattacgtggacgagtccgcgatcgcgtaggtctgtgatgttgtacatcgcgatcgcgagggaaagttcgcgatcgcgtaaggttaaatCTGGGCAGTGGAAAactattcttcgcgatcgcgtgggaatgttcgcgatcacgtagagtaaAAGCCTGGGCAGTGCGTTTAAGTTCTAAAAttgggatttcgtcccattttccatttttgtctgattggagctcgggaagaggcgattttcgagagtttttcaaggaaaacaacggggtaagttttcttaactcaatattggttaaattaccctaattcatggttgtttttaacatttaatcgttgaattaagttagaaaattatgaaaaccctcttggtttaatttaagatttggaggttgagttgttatcggaatttgataaaattggtatggttgaactcatatcggaatgagtgttcgaatttcataaaaattatgtcgggttccgagaggtgggccctgcgttgacttttgttgacttttttgaataaatttttaagtcggcgtattattatccgaaattattttcaatgaattttaatgaagttatacaattaatttggatagatttgagcggtccggaggtcaattcaagcaagaagataattttggaatatcgacataatttcaaaaaggtaagtatcttgcctaacctcgagtgagagaattaccccttaggcatcgagtcttatgtaccatttgtgaaa comes from the Nicotiana tabacum cultivar K326 chromosome 14, ASM71507v2, whole genome shotgun sequence genome and includes:
- the LOC107825375 gene encoding putative glutathione S-transferase, with amino-acid sequence MEEVKLHGTSYNLFTYRVIWALKLKGIPFDYIEEEHSDKCPLVLKYNPAFKRFPVLFHGKKALSESMVILEYIEDTWPQNPLLPIDPIDRAMSRFWVKFAGDKGHCIGTMYYTSGEKQEKAIKETIEMLTIIEEQAFVGEKKFFGGEKIGILDIAFGIIPHWLEVIEDIVGVKLLKPHSFPRLLNWVQNFKEETVIKENLPNRDDMFVFLKNQREMLLSSS